In Salmo trutta chromosome 24, fSalTru1.1, whole genome shotgun sequence, the DNA window CTCAAGCCAAGCAATGGTCTGAAAAGCAACTCTTAAGACAAGTGAAGTCCAAATCGGTTACTCATGTCATGTTGTGAAAAGCTTTATTTGATTTGCCTGTAAACAGCAGTAGGTATTGTTGTGCAAGAAAGGTGAAAGTGTACTACATAAGCAGATCATGTTCATAATATTTGCGTAATAATTTCTTGTACCTCCAGGCTATGACCTTTTGTGTATTGCAATGCAGCAAGTAATTATTTTATAGTCCTGAAGCAAATGGCTCCCTGTTGGGGTTAATTTTGAATGACTCGTTTTTGTGTTATGTTTTCAAAGGAATAATGCGTATTCATCAATAACATAATCCACTTGTTCACAGAAACAAAATGAATGTTGGCGTAGCTCACAGTGAGGTGAACCCCAACACTCGGGTCATGAACAGTCGAGGGATCTGGCTGACCTATGCCCTCGGTGTTGGAATGCTTCACATTGTGCTCTTGAGCATACCCTTCTTCGGTGTACCTGTGGTGTGGACTCTCACAAATGTTATACACAATTTTGTAAGTCATTTTTCTTCTCATGAATACGTTTGTGTTGACCCCATTTTGAGGGCTTTTATTACCTATTATTACTTGGGACGATATCGGTATCGCAATTACAACACGAAACAGACCAAATTTTGGTCCTTTTAAAAatctgctgtatgtaaaatattgtgtgctatagcttggaaaataaattaaatgtgactctggattaCACCAATGTTTGTTTCtgacattagggctgttttcctaaagaagtgaAATCTgatttgtttccttgccacaataCTAAAGAGTGTTGcggtatcgtcccggccctaaTTATTACCAGTTTGTCCTTACTTTCAGCCATatcatggtaaaaaaaaaataacttcAAAGTTGGTGCCTAGACATTGCTGCTTCCTCAATGCACTGGCCTCTCATTGTTCTGAGCGGAATTCCTTTAATAAAGGAACAAGGTCACTGGCATGTCATCACTCACTAAGTTTAGCTTTTGTCCCCATATTGTATGTGAAGTCTTCTGCATCACAGCGATAAGGAAGGCCATTAAAAGGGGACCACGATATCCTGCACTTTTTTTTTGTTCAGCAGCTTATTGTTTCCCGTATCTTTTGTTGCTTGCCAGCAAGTACTAGTTCAGCTGGTAAATCAATAACAATTTCAGAGaccttgttattagaatgtatttgtatttattatggatccccattagctgctgccttccTGAGGTCCAGCAAAATTTAAGGACATTCAAATGACCTCGTGTCCACAGTGCCAGGTGATATAAAGAAACTAAGTGAATACCCAGAACATACTAACTCCCATGTCCCACATATGAGCCAAGTAGTTTAAGTGTCAGTCCCGAGTTGTGGTAATTATGACATGCTTTGGTCAGCAGTTTTCACCCGCACTCAGCTTCTTATCATAAATACATTTCAGGTTCTATCACAGCTCTGTCTTTTTAAATGTGtacatttaggtcatttagcagatgctcttatccagagagatttagtCGTTAGtgcatactttttttttcttttccgtactggtcccccataacctggtcgcctttccttccagttctctgctgccaatgactggaacgaactgcaaaaatctctgaagctggagattcccatctccctcactagctttaagcaccagctgttagagcagctcacagatcactgcacctgttcatagcccatctatatacagcccatctatctacctcatccccatactgtatttatttatttattctgctccttttgcaccccagtatctctacttgcacatccatcttttgcacatctaccattccagtgtttaattgccatattgtaattactttgccaccatggccaatttattgccttaattcccttattttacctaatttgcactcactgtatatagacttagtttttttcctactgtattattgactatgttttgttcattccatgtgtaactctgtgttgtatgtgtctaactgctatgctttatcttggccaggtcgcagttgcaaatgagaacttgttctcaactagcctacctggttaaataaaggtgaaataaataaaaataacccTGGCGCTGCAAGTgccttgctctaccaactgagccacacgggaccatggaAGGATGAATTCTCTTTTTATCAAAAGAAAAATACACGTAACTGAAAAGACACATAGCTGTGCTGCAACATCTACCCTCAGTCCCTGGCACACCATTTGCTACTTTAAGATTTGTTTGTCTTGTGTTAGTGGACTGTCACTCACCATTGAGACTTGGACTCATTTCCTGTATGTCTGTGTCTTCCAGGGGATGTATGTCTTCATGCATGCAGTGAAAGGCACTCCGTTTGAGACCCCAGACCAAGGCAAAGCCCGGCTCCTGACACATTGGGAACAGTTGGACTACGGCGTGCAGTTCACATCATCCAGAAAATTCTTCACCATCTCCCCAATCGTTTTGTACGTCGCCTTCCGTCATTTAGAACAAGAGGTTACATTTTTGTACATTAGCTTTAGATACCCATTTAGCATCCAGTGCAGAAGTAATTGTAAACTGTATGGggcggtttcctggacacagattaagccaagTATTGGACTGA includes these proteins:
- the LOC115160660 gene encoding ORM1-like protein 1, whose protein sequence is MNVGVAHSEVNPNTRVMNSRGIWLTYALGVGMLHIVLLSIPFFGVPVVWTLTNVIHNFGMYVFMHAVKGTPFETPDQGKARLLTHWEQLDYGVQFTSSRKFFTISPIVLYFLASFYTKYDTTHFVINTASLLSVLIPKLPQLHGVRIFGINKY